One genomic segment of Streptococcus salivarius includes these proteins:
- a CDS encoding peptide chain release factor 3 — translation MSIQDEIKKRRTFAIISHPDAGKTTITEQLLYFGGEIREAGTVKGKKTGNFAKSDWMDIEKQRGISVTSSVMQFDYAGKRVNILDTPGHEDFSEDTYRTLMAVDAAVMVVDSAKGIEAQTKKLFEVVKHRGIPVFTFMNKLDRDGREPLDLLEELEEVLGIASYPMNWPIGMGKAFEGLYDLYNERLELYKGDERFAKIEDGDTLFANNPFYEQAKEDIELLTEAGNEFSEEAILAGELTPVFFGSALTNFGVQTFLDTFLKFAPEPHGHKTVDGDEIDPLNKDFSGFVFKIQANMDPRHRDRIAFVRIVSGEFERGMSVNLTRTGKGAKLSNVTQFMAESRENVENAVAGDIIGVYDTGTYQVGDTLTVGKNKFEFEPLPTFTPELFMKVSAKNVMKQKSFHKGIEQLVQEGAIQLYTNYQTGEYMLGAVGQLQFEVFKHRMENEYNAEVVMTPMGKKTVRWIQPEDLDERMSSSRNILAKDRFDQPVFLFENDFALRWFADKYPDVTLEEKM, via the coding sequence ATGAGTATCCAAGACGAAATCAAAAAACGCCGTACTTTTGCCATCATCTCTCACCCCGATGCTGGTAAAACAACAATCACTGAACAATTGCTTTACTTTGGGGGTGAAATCCGTGAAGCTGGTACCGTAAAAGGTAAGAAAACCGGAAACTTCGCTAAATCAGACTGGATGGATATCGAGAAACAACGTGGTATCTCAGTAACTTCATCTGTGATGCAGTTTGACTATGCCGGTAAACGTGTCAATATCCTTGATACCCCAGGGCACGAGGACTTCTCAGAGGATACCTACCGTACCCTTATGGCGGTTGACGCTGCCGTCATGGTTGTTGACTCAGCCAAAGGTATCGAGGCCCAAACTAAAAAACTTTTCGAAGTTGTCAAACACCGTGGGATTCCTGTCTTCACCTTCATGAACAAATTGGACCGTGATGGACGTGAGCCACTTGACCTCTTGGAAGAGTTGGAAGAAGTGCTTGGTATTGCTAGCTACCCAATGAACTGGCCTATCGGTATGGGGAAAGCCTTCGAAGGACTTTATGACCTCTATAACGAACGCTTGGAGCTTTACAAGGGTGACGAGCGCTTTGCCAAGATTGAAGATGGTGATACCCTTTTTGCCAACAACCCATTCTATGAGCAAGCTAAAGAAGATATCGAACTCTTGACAGAAGCGGGTAATGAATTCTCTGAAGAAGCTATTTTAGCTGGTGAATTGACGCCGGTCTTCTTCGGTTCTGCCCTTACAAACTTTGGAGTTCAAACCTTCCTCGATACCTTCCTTAAATTTGCGCCAGAACCACATGGCCACAAGACAGTTGATGGTGATGAGATTGATCCTCTTAACAAGGATTTCTCTGGTTTTGTTTTCAAAATCCAAGCCAACATGGACCCACGTCACCGTGACCGTATTGCCTTTGTTCGTATCGTGTCTGGTGAATTCGAGCGTGGTATGAGTGTTAACTTAACCCGTACTGGTAAAGGAGCTAAGCTCTCTAACGTCACTCAGTTTATGGCCGAGTCTCGTGAAAATGTCGAAAATGCCGTGGCAGGAGACATTATCGGGGTTTACGATACAGGAACTTACCAGGTTGGTGATACCCTTACTGTAGGTAAAAACAAATTTGAATTTGAGCCACTACCAACCTTTACGCCAGAGTTGTTCATGAAAGTTTCTGCTAAAAACGTTATGAAACAGAAGTCCTTCCACAAAGGAATTGAACAATTGGTGCAAGAAGGAGCCATCCAGCTCTACACCAACTACCAAACAGGTGAATACATGCTTGGTGCCGTTGGTCAACTTCAGTTTGAAGTTTTCAAACATCGTATGGAAAATGAATACAATGCCGAAGTCGTTATGACACCAATGGGTAAAAAGACTGTGCGTTGGATCCAACCTGAGGACCTTGATGAACGCATGTCATCAAGCCGAAATATCTTGGCTAAAGACCGCTTTGACCAACCAGTCTTCCTCTTTGAAAATGACTTTGCCCTTCGTTGGTTTGCGGATAAATATCCAGATGTAACATTGGAAGAGAAGATGTAA
- a CDS encoding YwaF family protein — protein MKDFLTTTQTHPPQIPLPYYLLMLLAMVVLSYLSWRWYKNNIWRWTFLTIQAIQLFALYTWYLWQGFPLYISLPLYHCRMAMFAVLLLKNSRIKSYFAIMGVVGTYCALIYPVFDPYEFPHITGFSFLIGHYALLVNSLNVIFNSFKTHPISQRLIVVATLLLNLALVIVNQTIGGNYGMLKHTPFIMGTPLFVKYLAVSGSLIILMIIMKKGLEHFEDKY, from the coding sequence ATGAAGGATTTTTTGACAACCACCCAAACTCATCCACCCCAGATACCTTTGCCCTATTATTTGCTTATGCTTTTGGCGATGGTAGTCTTGAGTTACTTGAGTTGGCGATGGTATAAGAATAATATATGGCGTTGGACCTTTCTTACTATCCAAGCCATTCAACTCTTTGCCCTCTATACCTGGTATCTCTGGCAGGGCTTTCCTCTTTATATTAGTCTTCCCCTTTACCATTGCCGCATGGCCATGTTTGCTGTTCTCCTCTTGAAAAATAGTAGAATAAAGAGCTATTTTGCTATTATGGGAGTTGTCGGGACCTACTGTGCATTGATTTATCCAGTATTTGATCCCTATGAGTTTCCTCATATCACAGGCTTTTCTTTCCTAATTGGCCACTATGCCCTACTGGTCAATAGCCTGAATGTAATTTTTAATAGTTTTAAAACGCATCCCATCAGCCAGCGGCTGATTGTGGTGGCTACCCTGCTACTGAATCTAGCTTTGGTAATAGTTAATCAGACTATCGGTGGAAACTATGGCATGCTTAAACACACGCCATTTATTATGGGAACTCCCTTATTTGTCAAATACCTTGCTGTTTCAGGGTCCCTGATTATTCTCATGATAATCATGAAAAAAGGTCTGGAGCATTTTGAAGACAAATATTAA